The Burkholderia mayonis genome window below encodes:
- the pxpB gene encoding 5-oxoprolinase subunit PxpB, with protein sequence MTTPRIYPLGDTALVCEAPPPATLECQRRVWAVAGAAAGWPHVVDVVPGMNNLTIVFDPLETTADALAPLMKTAWRDADDVAESGREVEIPVEYGGAFGPDLDAVAKHTGLTRGEVVRRHSTGTYVVFFLGFQPGFTYMGGLDDSLHTPRRAAPRLEVPAGSVGIGGEQTGIYPAAAPGGWQLIGRTPLALFDPARTPPTLLQPGDRVRFTVAGVHTG encoded by the coding sequence ATGACCACTCCACGCATCTACCCGCTTGGCGATACCGCCCTCGTCTGCGAGGCGCCCCCTCCCGCAACGCTCGAATGCCAGCGCCGCGTGTGGGCGGTCGCGGGCGCGGCGGCGGGCTGGCCGCATGTCGTCGACGTCGTGCCCGGGATGAACAATCTGACGATCGTGTTCGACCCGCTCGAGACGACGGCCGACGCGCTCGCGCCGCTGATGAAGACCGCGTGGCGCGACGCCGACGACGTCGCCGAAAGCGGCCGCGAAGTCGAGATCCCCGTCGAGTACGGCGGCGCGTTCGGTCCCGATCTCGACGCGGTCGCGAAGCACACGGGGCTCACGCGCGGCGAAGTCGTGCGGCGCCATTCGACCGGCACCTACGTCGTGTTCTTCCTGGGCTTCCAGCCGGGCTTCACGTACATGGGCGGCCTCGACGACTCGCTGCACACGCCGCGGCGCGCCGCACCCCGGCTGGAAGTGCCGGCCGGCTCGGTCGGCATCGGCGGCGAGCAGACTGGCATCTATCCGGCCGCCGCGCCGGGCGGCTGGCAGTTGATCGGCCGCACGCCGCTCGCCCTCTTCGATCCCGCGCGCACGCCGCCGACGCTCCTGCAGCCGGGCGACCGCGTGCGCTTCACCGTCGCAGGGGTGCATACCGGATGA
- a CDS encoding 5-formyltetrahydrofolate cyclo-ligase: MSESIARAPAPNPKQTLRETLAQRRLDANRSALAHDALAQRVLAILADCAPRTVGFYWPLSGEFDARDTIASWLAGDAGRQAALPVIGQPRTPLDFHAWTPDAPMREGRHRIPEPAAGERLVPEVLLIPCVGFDHGCFRLGYGGGYYDRTLAAWPGAARPVTVGVAYDACGVHELPREAHDLPLDWIVTETRTHRSGG, translated from the coding sequence GTGAGCGAAAGCATAGCACGCGCCCCGGCGCCGAATCCGAAGCAAACGCTGCGCGAAACGCTTGCGCAGCGCCGCCTCGACGCGAATCGCTCGGCGCTCGCGCACGACGCGCTCGCGCAGCGCGTGCTCGCGATCCTCGCGGACTGCGCGCCGCGCACGGTCGGCTTCTACTGGCCGCTGTCGGGCGAATTCGACGCGCGCGACACGATCGCGTCGTGGCTCGCAGGCGACGCGGGCCGACAGGCGGCGCTGCCCGTGATCGGCCAGCCGCGCACGCCGCTCGATTTCCACGCATGGACGCCCGACGCGCCGATGCGCGAAGGCCGCCACCGGATTCCGGAGCCCGCGGCGGGCGAGCGGCTCGTGCCGGAGGTGCTGCTGATTCCGTGCGTCGGCTTCGATCACGGCTGCTTCCGGCTCGGCTACGGCGGCGGCTACTACGACCGCACGCTCGCCGCGTGGCCCGGCGCCGCGCGGCCCGTGACGGTCGGCGTCGCGTACGACGCGTGCGGCGTGCACGAACTGCCGCGCGAAGCGCACGATCTGCCGCTCGACTGGATCGTCACCGAGACGCGGACCCACCGGTCGGGCGGCTGA
- a CDS encoding biotin-dependent carboxyltransferase family protein, which translates to MTSRQATGGIEVLRAGPLSTIQDLGRRGYRHLGVAQSGALDSLALEVGNRLVGNRPDAAAIEITLGPATFRFPRATRIAITGTEFGATLDGVPIYSWWSVPVAAGETLTLPVAKRGMRGYLCVAGGLDVLPMLGSRSTDLASRFGGLGGRVLRDGDRLPVGTPPAGAPACVAPDAPEFGVKAPAWCAFARVDEQPRRHKHTHAAWAMPVRVLPGPQYASFTPASQQTFWDEEWIVTPSSNRMGYRLSGAKLERAEPGDMLSHAVLPGTIQVPGNGQPIVLMNDAQTTGGYPRIGAVIRADLWKLAQARLNLPIRFVRVTVAAARDALAAERAYLRQIDIAIEMREEALQRALAARGVAA; encoded by the coding sequence ATGACTTCACGCCAAGCCACGGGCGGCATCGAAGTGCTGCGCGCCGGTCCCCTTTCGACGATCCAGGATCTCGGACGCCGAGGCTATCGCCATCTCGGCGTCGCGCAGAGCGGCGCGCTCGACTCGCTCGCGCTCGAAGTCGGCAATCGCCTTGTCGGCAACCGGCCCGACGCCGCCGCGATCGAAATCACGCTCGGCCCCGCGACGTTCCGCTTCCCGCGCGCGACGCGCATCGCGATCACCGGCACCGAGTTCGGCGCGACGCTCGACGGCGTGCCGATCTACTCGTGGTGGAGCGTGCCCGTCGCGGCCGGCGAGACGCTCACGCTGCCCGTCGCGAAGCGCGGGATGCGCGGCTACCTGTGTGTCGCGGGCGGCCTCGACGTGCTGCCGATGCTCGGCTCGCGCAGCACCGATCTCGCGTCGCGCTTCGGCGGCCTCGGCGGCCGCGTGCTGCGCGACGGCGACCGTCTGCCCGTCGGCACGCCGCCTGCCGGCGCGCCCGCGTGCGTCGCGCCCGACGCGCCCGAGTTCGGCGTGAAGGCGCCTGCGTGGTGCGCGTTCGCGCGCGTCGACGAGCAGCCGCGCCGCCACAAGCATACGCACGCCGCTTGGGCGATGCCCGTGCGCGTGCTGCCCGGTCCGCAGTATGCGAGCTTCACGCCGGCGTCGCAGCAGACGTTCTGGGACGAGGAATGGATCGTCACGCCGAGCAGCAACCGGATGGGCTACCGGCTTTCGGGCGCGAAGCTCGAGCGCGCCGAACCGGGCGACATGCTGTCGCACGCGGTGCTGCCGGGCACGATCCAGGTGCCGGGCAACGGCCAGCCGATCGTGCTGATGAACGATGCGCAGACGACGGGCGGCTATCCGCGGATCGGCGCGGTGATCCGCGCGGACCTCTGGAAGCTCGCGCAGGCGCGCCTGAACCTGCCGATCCGCTTTGTCCGCGTGACGGTGGCGGCCGCGCGCGACGCGCTCGCCGCCGAGCGCGCGTACCTGCGGCAGATCGACATCGCGATCGAGATGCGCGAGGAGGCGCTGCAGCGCGCGCTCGCCGCGCGTGGAGTGGCGGCATGA
- a CDS encoding winged helix DNA-binding protein yields the protein MQRHPTKIVSSEHLVSEASAELSELEYALIMAGNAFNRWMVRCMAAAGAKDMTAVEVSLLHHVSHRDRKKKLADICFVLNIEDTHVATYALKKLVARGYVKSEKTGKEVFFDATDAGRALCLKYRDVRERCLIETLKDSGLTNEQIGDAAQLLRHASGLYDTAARAAASL from the coding sequence ATGCAGCGTCATCCGACCAAGATCGTATCGTCCGAACATCTCGTTTCCGAGGCAAGCGCGGAGCTGTCCGAGCTCGAATATGCGCTCATCATGGCGGGAAATGCGTTCAATCGCTGGATGGTCAGGTGCATGGCGGCCGCGGGGGCGAAAGACATGACGGCGGTCGAAGTGTCGCTGCTGCACCACGTGAGCCACCGGGACCGCAAGAAGAAGCTCGCCGACATTTGCTTCGTGCTCAACATCGAGGACACGCACGTCGCGACGTATGCACTCAAGAAGCTGGTAGCTAGAGGGTACGTAAAAAGCGAAAAGACAGGCAAGGAAGTGTTCTTTGACGCAACCGACGCGGGCCGCGCACTCTGCCTCAAGTATCGCGACGTGCGGGAGCGCTGCCTGATCGAGACCCTGAAGGACAGCGGGCTCACGAACGAGCAGATCGGCGACGCCGCGCAGTTGCTGCGTCACGCATCGGGGCTGTACGACACCGCGGCGCGCGCGGCCGCGTCGCTGTAG